In Apium graveolens cultivar Ventura chromosome 10, ASM990537v1, whole genome shotgun sequence, the following are encoded in one genomic region:
- the LOC141692124 gene encoding uncharacterized protein LOC141692124 has translation MPPGPRFGQYNSFLKERLAFNTERKIPILDPYVREMMKFSESTDLDGPQLSNAMSEIKEIVLHEPRVAEVALGPVVLERIVKILRETNKESIKYTATYILSVSKLDKCNAVIIKEAIQSLVDLMHDEKNCTALRAMYTLICLARGYPEHANVIAETNALNVALDVVTNFSKNVFETLNCVAHLMVVICPVKLSPDKELVALTILDKIIQFEYYYHCHIARACDALQYLCFKKHLELEEQTFKRQIALVSHTNNQVAISAIKVVGNIARWGSDDQLEILAKDSNFLEYLGKTMTCKPCKPDEFLKEVCMIISEIAAAQDGIFIEALEQAGLIDNLCSLLEVAEFDVKLEAACAIFNCIKAG, from the exons ATGCCACCTGGACCGAGATTTGGCCAGTATAATTCTTTTCTCAAGGAGAGGCTTGCATTCAATACCGAAAGAAAG ATTCCAATACTTGATCCTTATGTTAGGGAGATGATGAAGTTCAGCGAGTCTACGGACCTCGATGGACCACAGCTCTCGAATGCCATGAGTGAGATTAAAGAAATTGTTCTTCATG AACCGAGAGTTGCTGAAGTTGCCCTTGGACCTGTTGTTCTTGAGCGTATTGTTAAGATCCTTCGTGAGACCAATAAGGAATCCATCAAG TATACAGCTACTTACATCCTATCCGTTTCAAAGCTTGATAAATGTAATGCCGTGATTATAAAAGAGGCAATTCAATCCCTTGTGGATCTTATGCATGATGAGAAGAACTGTACTGCTCTCCGG GCTATGTATACATTGATATGTTTAGCGCGTGGTTACCCCGAGCATGCAAATGTCATAGCTGAAACAAATGCTCTAAATGTTGCGCTCGATGTTGTTACAAATTTCAGTAAGAACGTCTTTGAGACATTGAATTGCGTCGCACATCTTATGGTAGTTATTTGCCCAGTCAAGCTTTCTCCTGATAAG GAACTGGTGGCTCTTACAATATTGGACAAAATAATTCAATTTGAATATTATTATCATTGTCATATAGCGAGGGCATGCGATGCGCTTCAGTATCTTTGTTTTAAAAAGCATTTGGAACTTGAAGAACAAACATTTAAAAGGCAAATAGCATTGGTCTC TCACACTAATAACCAGGTTGCCATATCTGCAATTAAAGTAGTTGGCAATATTGCAAGATGGGGAAGCGATGACCAGCTTGAG attttggCTAAAGACAGTAATTTTCTCGAATATCTCGGGAAGACCATGACATGTAAACCATGTAAACCTGATGAGTTTCTCAAGGAAGTTTGTATGATAATTTCAGAGATAGCTGCTGCTCAAGACGGAATATTCATAGAA GCTCTGGAGCAAGCCGGCTTGATAGATAATCTCTGCAGCCTCCTTGAAGTGGCTGAGTTTGATGTGAAGTTGGAGGCAGCATGTGCAATTTTTAATTGCATTAAGGCAGGTTGA